The following are encoded in a window of Bacillus sp. SORGH_AS_0510 genomic DNA:
- a CDS encoding SpoIIIAH-like family protein, with amino-acid sequence MLLKKQTVWLLTMLSLVVVLSVYYITSPEQKSNDLAAVQQNVKEQKQDKTKTEAKDGKTIVSTVAGDDAFEELRMKLDDLRSQMQEELTTQLASTDLPADQRSKVKDQMDRLNQTAQKEEILETLIKTMGYEDALVRADGEQVRVTVKSKKKPSASEANKIIQQVKKEIGETNYVAVEFQPTK; translated from the coding sequence ATGTTATTAAAAAAACAAACAGTGTGGTTATTAACAATGTTAAGTTTAGTGGTTGTTCTTTCGGTGTATTACATTACTTCTCCAGAGCAAAAGTCCAACGACCTTGCCGCTGTGCAGCAAAATGTCAAAGAACAAAAACAGGATAAAACAAAAACTGAAGCGAAAGATGGAAAAACAATTGTGTCAACTGTTGCAGGGGATGATGCATTTGAAGAACTTCGCATGAAGCTGGATGATTTGAGAAGCCAAATGCAAGAAGAACTAACTACTCAATTAGCTTCCACTGATCTACCAGCAGATCAGCGCAGTAAGGTAAAAGATCAAATGGATCGTTTAAATCAAACAGCTCAAAAGGAAGAGATTCTAGAAACATTAATTAAAACGATGGGTTATGAAGATGCCCTTGTAAGAGCGGATGGAGAGCAAGTAAGAGTAACTGTTAAGTCCAAGAAGAAACCATCTGCATCAGAAGCAAATAAAATTATTCAACAAGTAAAGAAAGAAATCGGTGAAACTAATTACGTAGCGGTAGAATTCCAGCCAACAAAATAG
- the spoIIIAG gene encoding stage III sporulation protein AG, with translation MDNNQGPFSWLKKILKLDEKSEKKPNKYQYMILVLCVGAALMLVGNIVLKPNTTPAEVPASSNTKVAAEDVPAFGLKKGSGNKAIAAYEEKYEDQLKKALQDMLGVNDVTVVVNIDSTDKKVLEKNRVTKSQTTDETDRDGGQRKVQESSTDEQLVIVRDGENEGPIVVETKKPEIRGVLVVAKGADNIQVKKWIVEAVTRALGVPSHRVAVMPKK, from the coding sequence ATGGATAACAATCAAGGACCATTTTCATGGCTCAAAAAAATTCTTAAATTAGATGAAAAGTCAGAGAAAAAACCAAATAAATACCAATATATGATTCTGGTCTTATGTGTTGGCGCTGCGCTAATGCTTGTAGGGAATATTGTTCTGAAACCCAATACAACCCCAGCTGAGGTTCCGGCGTCAAGCAATACCAAGGTGGCAGCTGAGGATGTGCCTGCATTTGGTTTGAAAAAAGGTTCAGGGAATAAGGCAATTGCTGCATATGAAGAAAAATATGAGGATCAACTTAAAAAAGCACTGCAGGATATGTTAGGTGTCAATGATGTTACTGTTGTGGTGAATATTGATTCAACCGATAAAAAGGTTTTAGAAAAAAACAGAGTGACAAAATCGCAAACAACGGATGAAACCGATCGTGATGGTGGACAACGAAAAGTGCAGGAATCTTCGACAGATGAACAACTAGTAATTGTTCGAGACGGAGAAAATGAGGGTCCAATTGTTGTGGAAACAAAAAAACCTGAAATTCGAGGTGTACTGGTAGTTGCAAAAGGAGCTGACAATATTCAGGTGAAAAAGTGGATTGTAGAAGCAGTCACAAGGGCGCTGGGAGTACCAAGCCACCGTGTCGCCGTTATGCCTAAAAAATAA
- the accB gene encoding acetyl-CoA carboxylase biotin carboxyl carrier protein translates to MLKVQEIRELIKLVDQSSIDEFVYENEGSKIQMKKNAATVVTSVQPVAQAVPAPVQAAPAPVVTPAAVTETKQEAPKVEAASQADTSNLHKITSPMVGTFYASPTPDADVYVKAGDKVSKDSIVCIVEAMKLFNEIEAEVNGEIVEVLVKNGQLVEYGQPLFLVKPE, encoded by the coding sequence ATGTTAAAAGTACAAGAAATTCGTGAATTAATTAAATTGGTAGACCAGTCGAGTATTGATGAATTCGTATATGAAAATGAAGGTTCTAAAATTCAAATGAAGAAAAATGCTGCAACGGTTGTGACTTCAGTTCAACCAGTTGCACAGGCAGTGCCTGCCCCAGTTCAAGCAGCACCTGCTCCTGTAGTTACTCCTGCAGCAGTTACTGAAACGAAACAAGAAGCACCTAAAGTAGAAGCTGCAAGTCAAGCAGACACATCTAACCTACATAAAATCACATCACCAATGGTAGGCACATTCTATGCTTCACCAACTCCTGATGCAGATGTTTATGTAAAGGCAGGAGACAAGGTTTCAAAGGATTCAATCGTATGTATCGTCGAAGCAATGAAATTATTTAATGAAATTGAAGCTGAAGTAAATGGCGAAATTGTCGAAGTGCTAGTGAAAAATGGTCAATTAGTAGAATACGGACAGCCTTTATTTTTAGTAAAGCCTGAATAA